The genome window AAAACAGAAATAGAAAAATGGTCTGTTAATCATACAATAAAAGAAGCAGTTGACTTAATATCAAAGGCAGGTGTTCCAGCTGCCCCTATTTATAATCTTAGCTGTGTAACAACAGATGAACATATTGCAAAAGCAAGGGAAATGATTGTAGATATGAGACACCCTATTATAGGAGATATGAGAGTCAATGGAAATCCAGTTAAGTTAATGACAACAAAAGCTCAAATTAATGTACCAGCACCATCTTTAGGAGAAAATAATGAGGAGATTTATAGCAGTTGGCTTGGTTTTGATAGTGATAAAATAAATGATTTAAAAGAAAATGGAGTTATTTAATTTTAGAGAAAAAGTATAAATATAATATTGTTAATTTATCTATGAATACACGTGGAGATTTCAGAATAATATCAAAAAAGATTAAATAAATATTGTAAATCAATCTAAAATTATTAGTAGCATTTGAGATAGGAAAAGCTATTTAGACATTGAGTCTTTGTGGTTTTTCCTATTTTCATTAAAAAATTTATGATATTAGAAGAAATACATAAATTTATTAAATTAAAGTATTAATAACTTAAATTAATAAACATAAACTGTCTATAAGTGAATAAGTGCTCAGTTGTTACTAAACAATAACTTTTACTCCAGAAAATAAACTATCTATATATTGAATAAGGACTCCTTTATTAGAGTGCAAATAAGCTTATGGAGATGCCAACTAAAATATTTTAATGAAAGTATCAAAAATGAGACTGTATTCTCAAAAGTGATACTGTGTTTTTTAAGTATTTTCTCAAAAATGAGACAAAAATATTGCTTTATAGATTTTATTGGATAAAAATTCTTTAGTAAATTGTAATTTAATCAATTCTAAAGTTAAAAATTATTAAAAATACAGTGAAATTTATGTATATTTCGTTTATTTTACCCCAAAAAGATAACTTTTTAATAAAAATAAAGGAATTCAATATGAGTTGGCGTAGAACTTGCTACTATATGTTAACAAGAAATGTAGAAAAAATAACAATGTATAATGGGGGGAATATGATGGAATCTGTAGTGGAAAGTTTGAGAAATCTTAATGTGGAAGTTAAGGACAAAGTCTGTATTATTACTATAAATAGACCTAAAGCCTTAAATGCTCTTAATAATGACACCCTTAGAGAATTATCTCAAGTTATTGATGTAGTATCAGAACAGGAGGAAATATTAGGAGTTATTATTACTGGGGAAGGTAAAGTTTTTGTAGCTGGAGCTGACATACGCCAGATGCAAAACTATAAAAGTGAAGAAGGAAGAAAATATGCTGGTTATGCCCAAGGGATTTTTGATAAAATTGAGGCTCTTGAGAAAATAGTAATAGCAGCAGTTAATGGATATGCATTAGGTGGTGGATGTGAACTTGCTATGAGTTGTGACATTAGAATTGCATCAGAGAAGGCTATATTTGGACAACCTGAAGTTAATTTGGGGGTAATTCCATGTTTTGGTGGAACTCAAAGATTATCAAGGCTTGTTGGAACTGGGATAGCCAAAGAATTAATTTTTACAGGAAGACAAGTAAACGCAGAAGAAGCTAAATCTATTGGTCTTATTAATAAAGTTGTTCCAAGTGATGTGCTTTTAGAAGAGGCAATGAAGATGATGAACGAAATAGTTGAAAAAGCACCAATAGCAATAAGATATGCAAAAGTTGTTATCAATAAGGGAATAGATATGGATTTAAAAAATGCTCTTGAACTAGAGAAAGATATTGCAGGTTTAACTTTTGCTACAAGAGATAAGCAAGAAGGAATGAATGCATTTATTGAAAAGAGAAAACCGGTTTTTGAAAATAAGTAGCTATTATAACTAAATTGGAAC of Clostridioides sp. ES-S-0054-01 contains these proteins:
- a CDS encoding enoyl-CoA hydratase/isomerase family protein — encoded protein: MESVVESLRNLNVEVKDKVCIITINRPKALNALNNDTLRELSQVIDVVSEQEEILGVIITGEGKVFVAGADIRQMQNYKSEEGRKYAGYAQGIFDKIEALEKIVIAAVNGYALGGGCELAMSCDIRIASEKAIFGQPEVNLGVIPCFGGTQRLSRLVGTGIAKELIFTGRQVNAEEAKSIGLINKVVPSDVLLEEAMKMMNEIVEKAPIAIRYAKVVINKGIDMDLKNALELEKDIAGLTFATRDKQEGMNAFIEKRKPVFENK